A window of Rhizoctonia solani chromosome 5, complete sequence genomic DNA:
TGGCCATGTGTCGGTATGAAAATCCGTTTTCCACTTCGGCAGTCACTTTCCTCACGCTTCCTCCTTCACCTGACTAACCGACAAAACTGCGACTAGTCCAGAGCTCAGCCAGTATCCTTAGCAGCGGGAAAATTACACAGCTGATTAACCTCAAGTCGAGACTAACATAAAAGTCCGAATGAATTGTTCGGCGGGTGAACAACCACCCCTCCCACTCCTTCTTTTAGCTATCTTTATCCGTGTATACACCGAGCATGAGGCCTCAAGCAATTGCTACATCTCTTGCGCTGTTTTCTGTCCAAGCAGCAGCACATACCATCTTCCAAGTGGGTTACCCGGAACTTCGAGGCCTGGGGATGGTTGCTGAACTACTATACATAGGAACTCTATGTCAACGGAGTCTCTGCCGGACATCTGAAAGGCATTCGCTACCCTAATTATGATGGCCCGATCACCGATGTGACTAGCAACGATGTTATTGTGAGTTGTCCCTATTTTGAACCCTCCGCATGCTTATAATAAGCCCTATTCCCTAGTGCAACGGTGGACCCAACCCACTTGTCACTCCATACGATAAGACTATCATCAATGTTCCCGCAGGAGCCACGATTACCCATGAATGGCaccatactctgactagcgCTGGCACTGGTGACATCGATGATCCTATTTCTGCTGGTCACTTGGGACCTGTTATGGGTAAGTTTCTCAGAAGTTTTGGCCCGCCACAGTATTTTAAATATCCTCGTAGTTTACTTGGCCAAGATTCCCGATGCGACCCAAGAGTCCGTTACCGGTCTCAAGTGGTTCAAGATTGCCGAGGATGGATTGGACTCCAAAGGAGAGTGGGCCGTGACTCGCCTCTACAACAACGGCGGAAAGGCTAGCGCGGTGATTCCAAAGTGTATCCCTTCAGGAAATTACCTTCTCCGTGCGGAAATTATCGGTGAGATTGTCGGAGCTGTCTCCAGTAAAACCATAATTAATCTACGGCACACATAGCTCTCCA
This region includes:
- a CDS encoding glycoside hydrolase family 61 protein; amino-acid sequence: MRPQAIATSLALFSVQAAAHTIFQELYVNGVSAGHLKGIRYPNYDGPITDVTSNDVICNGGPNPLVTPYDKTIINVPAGATITHEWHHTLTSAGTGDIDDPISAGHLGPVMVYLAKIPDATQESVTGLKWFKIAEDGLDSKGEWAVTRLYNNGGKASAVIPKCIPSGNYLLRAEIIALHAAGSYPGAQLYMECAQINVTGGGNASPATISFPGAYSPTDPGITINIYYPPVTNYTIPGPRPFTCDGASTTPVTTSVTSPVTTTTSKPATSTTKASTTTSAPASTPTVGTVAKYGQCGGIGWAGATACVSGSTCTKVNDYYHQCI